CACATCCCCGGTCTCCAGCCCCCAGTACCTGGAAGCGTCCCTTATCTCGGCCTCGCCCTCTTTTATCCACAGGTATACCGGCCGCGGTGCACGGCCGCTTATAACCACCGCATCAAACCCGGCTTTCTTTAACTCCGGCCCCCACCAGCCGCCTGCCTCGGATTTGCCTAAAGCCCCGGTCAGGGGTGACCTGGCCACCACCGTGTAACGCGGCACGCAGGGAGCGCTGGTCCCGGTCAGCAAACCGGGGGCAAACACCATGATGCTCTCGGGCAAAAACGGGTCGAAATAGTGCCTGTTGTTCTTTAAAAGGTAATACAGACCTATCCCCGGCCCGCCCAGGTACTTCCGGTAAAACTCCTCCGCCGGCCGCTCAACTAAAATCTCCGCCGTGGACAGGTTTACCAGCAGTATTCTTCCAGCATAGCCGCCCATCAAAAACATACCCCCCGACTAAGTTCAAAAGATATCATCCCCCTCCAAAAACAGGGTATAAATCTATTGCGTCCCCTTCGGCCAACTCGCAATTGGCCCGGGCAAGCCTGCTGTTGACCAGTATAAGCCCCACCGCGCCGGCGTCCAGGCCGAGATGCTCCAAAACCTCCTGCACCGTCATCCCCTTCCTGTACTCAATACGGTTCACCTCGCCCCCGGCGGGATGGTATTTCTTTAAAAACGTATGCAGCTTTACCGTTACCAACAGGCCGCCCCCCTTTTCTGGTTTTTTGCTGAAAAACTGTACACCTCTATTAAAAAATGCAAGTATTGTTCCAATTTGCTGACTTTTTAAAAAACCGCCGGACCTTTAAAAATAACCGGTATCCGGATGAATGTTCATAAAAAGAAAAGGGACGGCACCCGCAAATGTATAAATAGTAATCACAAAATATCCTTAGGCGCCAGAGGCTCAAATATATTAATCTGCGGCCCATGTATAAAAAGTAATCAGCGCAAAAAATGAAATGGGTCTTAAGTATACACCCGGAGACGGTTCCGGTACAGGCTCTTAAAATTTTTTTAAATTAAAAACGGCGCTCCTGAACCTGCACCACCACCTCCGCGGCCGGGCAGCCCTCCCCCGCCGGATGCCCGCTTAAAATCTCCGGCATTTGCCACTCCACATAAGTTGCAAGTATTGTTCCAGTTCGCCTGCTATAAACCGGCAACCCGGCAGGCTCCGTCCAAATGCAATAATAATAAATCAAAAAAGCCATTAAAAAAAGCGGGGGTTTCCCGCCTGTACAAAATTATGTATAAATTGTAATCACAGCGCAATTTACAATGGGTCGTTTTTATACGTTTGCATGGTTGGGAAACTCTCTGGCCACGCCGGTTTCTCTTGCCGCCTTCTTCACCGCCTCCGCCACAACCTGCACCACGTTTTCGTTGAACACCGAAGGAATAACGTTTTCCGCTGCAAGCTGGTCGCCGGTGACCACCCCGGACAGGGCGTGCGCCGCAGCCAGGCACATCTTATCGTTTATTGTCCTGGCGTGGCAGTCGAGCGCCCCCCGGAAAACGCCCGGAAAGGCCAAAGCGTTGTTAATCTGGTTGGGGTAATCCGATCTGCCGGTGGCAATGACCCCGGCAATGTCGTATATCTCCTCCGGTTCGACCTCCGGTTCGGGGTTGGCCAAGGCAAAAACCACCGGCTTTTCGGCCATTTTCATAACATCCTGGCGGTTCAGCAGGCCCGGCCCGGACACCCCGATAAAGACGTCGGCACCGGCTATGACATCCTTTAAGCTGCCGTGAACGCAAGCCTCATTGGTATTTTCCGCAATCCACCGTTTGGACGGCTGGGCAGGCGGGTTGTCCCTGGAAATTGCCCCCTTCCGGTCGCAGACGATGATATGCTGCACGCCGGCGCCTTTCAATATCTTGGTGATGGCTACGCCCGCGGCGCCGGCCCCGCTGATTACCACCCTGACCCCGGCCATTTCCTTGCCCACCACTTTAAGCGCGTTGTACAGCCCGGCCAGGGTTACAATGGCAGTTCCGTGCTGGTCGTCGTGAAAAACCGGTATGTCCAGCAACTGCGACAGCCTTTCTTCAATTTCAAAGCATTTGGGGGCGGCAATATCTTCCAGGTTTATGCCGCCGAAGGCTGGTGCGCAGGCCGCAACGGCGTCGATAATTTGATCCGGCTCGTGTACGGCCAGGCACAAGGGTACTGCATCGATATTGGCAAACTTTTTAAATAGGACCGATTTGCCCTCCATTACCGGCAGGGCGGCCAGCGGGCCGAGGTTGCCCAGCCCGAGCACGGCCGATCCGTCGGTTACGATGGCCACTGAATTTCCCTTCATGGTCAGTTTATAGGCTTTGTTCGGATCCTTTGCGATGGTCTCCGATACTTCCGCCACCCCTGGCGTGTACACCAGGGACAGGTCCTCCCAGTTGGTAAGCGGACGTTTGGAGTTTATTTCAATTTTGCCTCCCAGGTGCCTCATAAAGACCCTGTCGGCCACGCGGAGAACTTGTACCCCGGGAACCTCTTCCAGGGCCTTAAGCAGTTCTTCGAGAAGACTTGCATCGCGAAGCCGGATCATCAGTTCCCTGACTACGTGGGATGGCGAGGCGGAAATTAAGTCAATGGCGCCCAGGCTGCCCCCCTTCCGGGCGATTACGGTAAGCACCTTGGCCAGCGTCCCGGGACGGTTGGACAGTTTCAATCTGACTAATAAATTGAGAGACATACCCACGTTAAAACCCCCCATGCGGCTGCGTTTTAGGACCTGCTGCAGCAGGCCCGGCCTCCTTGTAAAAAATGTTAAATTAAGTTGTATATTGTATTATTTGTACTGTATTATATATGCAATATGCGTTCCAGTTCAACCCTCTGCTCTCAATGTTGTTGTTAAAAAATGGCCGGTGGCAAAGCCGGGAAAATCTGCGCTTCCGTTGCAGGGCAGCCGGCAGCTCCTTTAGAAAACAATTTTGTTAGAAAACAACGGTCTAATTTTTAAACGGGATCTGTACAACCGGCGCAAACCTTAAAAATGCCCCGTCT
The window above is part of the Pelotomaculum thermopropionicum SI genome. Proteins encoded here:
- the ThiS gene encoding sulfur transfer protein (involved in thiamine biosynthesis); this encodes MVTVKLHTFLKKYHPAGGEVNRIEYRKGMTVQEVLEHLGLDAGAVGLILVNSRLARANCELAEGDAIDLYPVFGGG
- the SfcA gene encoding malic enzyme, whose amino-acid sequence is MSLNLLVRLKLSNRPGTLAKVLTVIARKGGSLGAIDLISASPSHVVRELMIRLRDASLLEELLKALEEVPGVQVLRVADRVFMRHLGGKIEINSKRPLTNWEDLSLVYTPGVAEVSETIAKDPNKAYKLTMKGNSVAIVTDGSAVLGLGNLGPLAALPVMEGKSVLFKKFANIDAVPLCLAVHEPDQIIDAVAACAPAFGGINLEDIAAPKCFEIEERLSQLLDIPVFHDDQHGTAIVTLAGLYNALKVVGKEMAGVRVVISGAGAAGVAITKILKGAGVQHIIVCDRKGAISRDNPPAQPSKRWIAENTNEACVHGSLKDVIAGADVFIGVSGPGLLNRQDVMKMAEKPVVFALANPEPEVEPEEIYDIAGVIATGRSDYPNQINNALAFPGVFRGALDCHARTINDKMCLAAAHALSGVVTGDQLAAENVIPSVFNENVVQVVAEAVKKAARETGVAREFPNHANV